The proteins below are encoded in one region of Helianthus annuus cultivar XRQ/B chromosome 2, HanXRQr2.0-SUNRISE, whole genome shotgun sequence:
- the LOC110922904 gene encoding probable trehalose-phosphate phosphatase F isoform X1, which produces MDLKPKTGSPVLTDPAPINKSRLGIHSSMLPCSQSILTAPRKKPIKLDDVRSNGWLDAMHSSSPPRKKIVKDFGVEIASDDTDVVYNSWMVKYPSALTTFEHILSHAKDKKIVIFLDYDGTLSPIVDDPDRAFMSADMRAAVKGVAEYFPTTIISGRSRDKVHELVGLTELYYAGSHGMDIMFPLQDTSSVHHSSYVRSTDKQGKEVNLFQPAREFISMIDEVFRTLVDVTKDIPGAKVENHKFCTSVHYRNVDEKSWRTVAQLVHDVLKHYPRLRLTHGRKVLEVRPVIDWDKGKAVEFLLESLGLSNSDEVLPIYIGDDRTDEDAFKVLREGNRGYGILVSSIPKESKAFLSLRDTLEVAEFLKNLVKWKEQVDKKP; this is translated from the exons ATGGACTTGAAGCCAAAAACTGGTTCACCTGTTCTTACCGATCCTGCTCCTATAAACAAATCTAGATTAGGGATTCATTCAAGTATGCTGCCTTGTTCACAAAGTATTTTAACAGCTCCAAGAAAGAAGCCTATAAAGCTTGATGATGTGCGCTCAAACGGTTGGCTTGACGCCATGCATTCTTCATCGCCTCCTCGTAAGAAGATAGTTAAAGATTTTGGGGTAGAAATTGCATCTGATGACACTGATGTAGTTTATAACTCCTGGATG GTGAAGTACCCGTCGGCTCTCACCACATTTGAGCACATCCTAAGTCATGCTAAGGATAAAAAGATAGTGATCTTCCTAGACTATGACGGGACACTCTCACCGATTGTAGATGATCCTGATCGCGCTTTTATGTCTGCTGAT ATGCGTGCTGCTGTAAAAGGTGTTGCAGAGTATTTTCCAACAACAATAATTAGTGGAAGAAGCCGTGATAAGGTTCACGAGTTAGTAGGACTAACTGAATTGTATTACGCGGGTAGTCATGGTATGGACATTATGTTTCCTCTTCAGGATACATCGTCTGTTCACCATTCGAGTTACGTTAGATCTACTGACAAGCAG GGAAAGGAAGTAAACTTGTTCCAGCCTGCTAGAGAGTTTATATCTATGATTGATGAGGTTTTTAGAACCCTCGTCGACGTTACTAAGGATATTCCAGGTGCAAAAGTCGAAAATCACAAGTTTTGTACCTCTGTACATTACCGTAATGTAGATGAGAAG AGTTGGCGTACGGTCGCACAACTTGTTCATGATGTCTTGAAACATTATCCTCGATTGCGACTAACTCATGGACGAAAG GTTTTAGAAGTCCGTCCTGTAATCGATTGGGACAAAGGAAAAGCTGTTGAGTTTCTTCTTGAATCACTGG GGCTAAGCAACAGTGATGAGGTGCTTCCGATTTATATTGGGGATGATAGAACAGATGAGGATGCATTCAAG GTTTTAAGAGAAGGAAACCGCGGATATGGAATTTTGGTGTCTTCTATACCCAAAGAAAGCAAAGCCTTTTTATCTCTACGCGACACTTTGGAG GTGGCAGAATTTCTTAAAAATCTGGTGAAATGGAAGGAACAAGTGGATAAGAAGCCGTAA
- the LOC110922904 gene encoding probable trehalose-phosphate phosphatase G isoform X2, which produces MHSSSPPRKKIVKDFGVEIASDDTDVVYNSWMVKYPSALTTFEHILSHAKDKKIVIFLDYDGTLSPIVDDPDRAFMSADMRAAVKGVAEYFPTTIISGRSRDKVHELVGLTELYYAGSHGMDIMFPLQDTSSVHHSSYVRSTDKQGKEVNLFQPAREFISMIDEVFRTLVDVTKDIPGAKVENHKFCTSVHYRNVDEKSWRTVAQLVHDVLKHYPRLRLTHGRKVLEVRPVIDWDKGKAVEFLLESLGLSNSDEVLPIYIGDDRTDEDAFKVLREGNRGYGILVSSIPKESKAFLSLRDTLEVAEFLKNLVKWKEQVDKKP; this is translated from the exons ATGCATTCTTCATCGCCTCCTCGTAAGAAGATAGTTAAAGATTTTGGGGTAGAAATTGCATCTGATGACACTGATGTAGTTTATAACTCCTGGATG GTGAAGTACCCGTCGGCTCTCACCACATTTGAGCACATCCTAAGTCATGCTAAGGATAAAAAGATAGTGATCTTCCTAGACTATGACGGGACACTCTCACCGATTGTAGATGATCCTGATCGCGCTTTTATGTCTGCTGAT ATGCGTGCTGCTGTAAAAGGTGTTGCAGAGTATTTTCCAACAACAATAATTAGTGGAAGAAGCCGTGATAAGGTTCACGAGTTAGTAGGACTAACTGAATTGTATTACGCGGGTAGTCATGGTATGGACATTATGTTTCCTCTTCAGGATACATCGTCTGTTCACCATTCGAGTTACGTTAGATCTACTGACAAGCAG GGAAAGGAAGTAAACTTGTTCCAGCCTGCTAGAGAGTTTATATCTATGATTGATGAGGTTTTTAGAACCCTCGTCGACGTTACTAAGGATATTCCAGGTGCAAAAGTCGAAAATCACAAGTTTTGTACCTCTGTACATTACCGTAATGTAGATGAGAAG AGTTGGCGTACGGTCGCACAACTTGTTCATGATGTCTTGAAACATTATCCTCGATTGCGACTAACTCATGGACGAAAG GTTTTAGAAGTCCGTCCTGTAATCGATTGGGACAAAGGAAAAGCTGTTGAGTTTCTTCTTGAATCACTGG GGCTAAGCAACAGTGATGAGGTGCTTCCGATTTATATTGGGGATGATAGAACAGATGAGGATGCATTCAAG GTTTTAAGAGAAGGAAACCGCGGATATGGAATTTTGGTGTCTTCTATACCCAAAGAAAGCAAAGCCTTTTTATCTCTACGCGACACTTTGGAG GTGGCAGAATTTCTTAAAAATCTGGTGAAATGGAAGGAACAAGTGGATAAGAAGCCGTAA
- the LOC110896805 gene encoding uncharacterized protein LOC110896805 translates to MEKALARYGVTHRLSTAYHPQTSGQVENANQGVKRILEKTVGKSRKDWSEKLDDALWAFRTAYKTPLGTTPFMIVYGKACHLPVELEHRALWALKAVNLDLTEAARRRFFQIHELEALRDAAYERSWSIKEKTKALHDRRLRGLKEFKVGDKVLLFNLRLKLIAGKLKSRWSGTYVVREVFPYGTVELYNEVDKGVWKVNGHRLKHYLGGPIDTTEEEEIPLEDPPTFTEQ, encoded by the coding sequence ATGGAAAAGGCACTTGCACGCTACGGTGTCACTCATCGTCTTTCCACCGCGTACCACCCGCAAACTAGTGGCCAAGTAGAGAATGCTAACCAAGGGGTGAAGAGGatcttagagaaaacggtaggaaaaagtagaaaggattggtcggaaAAGCTCGACGACGCTTTGTGGGCTTTCCGCACCGCCTATAAGACACCGTTAGGAACAACACCCTTTATGATTGTGTATGGCAAAGCTTGCCATCTTCCGGTAGAGTTAGAGCATAGAGCCTTGTGGGCATTGAAAGCCGTTAATCTTGACCTTACCGAGGCCGCTAGAAGGAGGTTCTTCCAAATTCACGAGTTGGAAGCATTGAGGGATGCCGCCTATGAACGATCTTGGAGTATCAAGGAAAAAACTAAGGCATTGCATGATAGGAGGTTGCGAGGCTTGAAAGAGTTtaaggtaggtgataaagtgctTTTGTTTAATTTGAGGTTGAAATTGATAGCAGGGAAATTGAAATCAAGATGGAGTGGAACGTATGTGGTAAGAGAAGTGTTTCCATACGGCACGGTTGAATTATACAACGAAGTCGACAAAGGAGTATGGAAGGTAAATGGTCATAGATTGAAACATTACTTGGGAGGTCCCATTGATACCACCGAAGAGGAAGAAATTCCTCTAGAGGACCCACCCACCTTCACCGAGCAGTGA